The proteins below are encoded in one region of Pseudomonas entomophila L48:
- a CDS encoding phosphatase PAP2/dual specificity phosphatase family protein — protein sequence MAREAGLIRRGVLWLLLLGPLFFLSYGLANTYTAGRDDIGSLVFAWEHHMPLWPWTIIPYWSIDLLYGLSFLLPLTRREMDRHALALLTAQFISVACFLLWPLRFTFERPELSGLFGWLFDVLMGFDKPYNQAPSLHIALLVIIWAMFARHTHQRLMRWLVHGWMGLIGLSVLTTWQHHFIDVPTGALAGFACLWLWPCQGPLPWQSARLARDAKRWRLALRYALGALLLVLIAFKVGQAALWLLWPAVSLLLVGMNYAVFGAGGFQKGANGRLSIAVTCLLAPYLLAAWINSRLWTWRHPQPDEVCEGVYLGRMPGRSDASSFTGIVDLCAELPGPFAGKPAPTQSTSSRCYHNLPTLDLVAPSSQLLQQAAKAIEDLHQQGPLLVCCALGYSRSASAVAAWLVLSGRCNNIDQAEALIRKARPGVVLHPAHRLALQQLEAHP from the coding sequence ATGGCACGTGAAGCTGGGCTGATTCGCCGGGGCGTGCTCTGGCTGTTGCTGCTCGGGCCGTTGTTTTTCCTCAGCTACGGCCTGGCCAACACCTACACCGCAGGCCGCGATGACATCGGCAGCCTGGTGTTCGCCTGGGAACATCACATGCCGCTGTGGCCATGGACGATCATCCCGTACTGGTCGATCGACCTGCTCTACGGGTTGTCGTTCCTGCTGCCGCTGACGCGCCGGGAGATGGACCGCCATGCCTTGGCGCTGCTCACGGCGCAGTTCATCAGCGTCGCTTGCTTCCTGCTCTGGCCGCTGCGCTTCACCTTCGAACGCCCCGAACTGTCGGGGCTGTTCGGCTGGTTGTTCGATGTGCTGATGGGCTTCGACAAGCCGTACAACCAGGCGCCCTCGCTGCATATCGCGCTGCTGGTGATCATCTGGGCGATGTTCGCCCGGCATACCCATCAGCGCCTCATGCGTTGGCTGGTGCATGGCTGGATGGGGTTGATCGGGCTGTCGGTGCTGACCACCTGGCAGCATCACTTCATCGATGTGCCGACCGGGGCGCTGGCCGGTTTTGCCTGCCTGTGGTTGTGGCCGTGCCAGGGGCCTTTGCCTTGGCAGTCGGCGCGGCTTGCGCGAGATGCCAAACGCTGGCGGCTGGCGCTGCGCTATGCACTGGGGGCGCTGCTGCTGGTGCTGATCGCATTCAAAGTCGGGCAGGCGGCGTTGTGGTTGCTGTGGCCTGCCGTGTCGTTGCTGCTGGTGGGAATGAACTATGCCGTCTTCGGGGCAGGTGGTTTCCAGAAGGGTGCGAATGGGCGGCTGTCCATTGCCGTGACCTGCTTGCTGGCGCCCTACTTGCTGGCTGCATGGATTAACTCCCGGCTGTGGACATGGCGGCATCCCCAGCCGGATGAGGTGTGTGAGGGTGTATACCTCGGGCGCATGCCTGGCCGTAGCGATGCTTCCTCATTCACCGGCATCGTCGATTTATGCGCTGAGCTCCCCGGCCCATTCGCCGGCAAGCCGGCTCCTACACAGAGCACGTCGTCACGGTGTTACCACAACCTGCCAACCCTCGACTTGGTCGCCCCCAGCAGCCAACTGCTGCAGCAAGCGGCCAAAGCCATCGAAGACCTGCACCAGCAAGGCCCTCTGCTGGTCTGCTGCGCCCTGGGTTATTCGCGCAGCGCCAGCGCGGTGGCCGCCTGGCTGGTGCTCAGTGGTCGCTGCAACAATATTGATCAGGCCGAAGCGCTGATCCGCAAGGCCCGCCCCGGCGTGGTCCTTCACCCAGCCCATCGCCTCGCCCTGCAACAGCTGGAAGCGCACCCATGA
- a CDS encoding type II toxin-antitoxin system HicA family toxin, whose product MRSRDVIQLIEADGWYEVEVKGSHHQFRHPFKRGRVTVPHPKSDLPRGTAHSILKQAGLK is encoded by the coding sequence ATGCGCAGCAGGGACGTGATCCAGCTCATCGAGGCCGATGGCTGGTACGAGGTTGAAGTGAAGGGCAGCCATCATCAGTTCAGGCACCCGTTCAAGCGAGGGCGGGTCACGGTGCCACATCCCAAGAGCGATCTCCCCAGGGGCACCGCCCACAGCATCCTCAAGCAGGCGGGCCTGAAGTGA
- a CDS encoding putative quinol monooxygenase, with protein sequence MNEPYAFILKAKTRPEKAEAFEQLFRAYVEPSRQEPGCIEYHMLRDKEDPSLFVFFEVWASKADLDVHSALPHMVAFGEQRMEYLERDFDIQLIDMLSASSARR encoded by the coding sequence ATGAACGAGCCTTACGCCTTCATCCTCAAAGCCAAGACCCGCCCGGAAAAAGCCGAAGCTTTCGAGCAGTTGTTCCGCGCCTACGTCGAACCCAGCCGCCAGGAGCCGGGCTGCATCGAGTACCACATGCTGCGCGACAAGGAAGACCCGAGCCTGTTCGTGTTCTTCGAGGTCTGGGCCAGCAAGGCCGACCTGGACGTGCACTCGGCGCTGCCGCACATGGTCGCGTTCGGCGAGCAACGCATGGAGTATCTGGAGCGCGACTTCGATATCCAGCTGATCGACATGCTCAGCGCCTCGTCGGCCAGACGCTGA
- a CDS encoding lysophospholipid acyltransferase family protein, with protein MLASLTAFVITSAARLITGARALWLGCTPQPVQRLYYANHSSHGDFVLLWAALPEALRRHTRPVAGADYWCKPGIRDFLIRQVFNGVLIDRQRPAGEGNPLQPVLDAFAQGDSLIFFPEGTRNLTDDPLLPFKSGLFHLASANPQVELVPVWIANLNRVMPKGRALPLPLLCTLSFGEPLHLQDDEDKHAFLERARQALLNLAPKEA; from the coding sequence ATGCTCGCCAGCCTGACCGCCTTCGTCATCACCTCCGCCGCCCGCCTGATCACCGGCGCTCGCGCCCTGTGGCTGGGTTGCACACCGCAACCGGTGCAACGCCTGTACTACGCCAACCACAGCAGCCACGGCGATTTCGTGCTGCTGTGGGCGGCGCTGCCCGAGGCACTGCGCCGCCATACCCGCCCCGTGGCCGGCGCCGACTACTGGTGCAAGCCGGGCATCCGCGACTTCCTCATCCGCCAGGTGTTCAACGGCGTGCTGATCGACCGCCAGCGCCCGGCCGGCGAGGGCAACCCGCTGCAACCGGTGCTCGACGCCTTCGCCCAGGGCGACTCGCTGATCTTCTTCCCCGAAGGCACGCGCAACCTCACCGACGACCCGCTGCTGCCGTTCAAGAGCGGCCTGTTCCACCTGGCCTCGGCCAACCCGCAGGTCGAACTGGTGCCGGTGTGGATCGCCAACCTCAACCGGGTGATGCCCAAGGGCCGTGCCCTGCCGCTGCCGCTGCTGTGCACCTTGAGCTTCGGCGAGCCGCTGCACCTGCAAGACGACGAAGACAAGCACGCGTTTCTCGAGCGGGCCCGCCAGGCCCTGCTGAACCTGGCCCCGAAGGAAGCCTGA
- a CDS encoding phosphatidate cytidylyltransferase, producing MDNNTLSLFAGIGALLLLASLIGRLLKWRAGPAPHAVIDNLNARINAWWVMVLVIGIAFLFGKYGVIVLFYGVSFYALREFMTLTPTRRSDYPALVAAFYVALPVQYLLIAMDWYGMFSIFIPVYLFLLLPILASFGGDTTRFLERASKVQWGLMIAVYCVSSVPALMTLDIPGYEGRNLLLIAWLILVVQISDVLQYVCGKLFGKRKVAPNLSPSKTVEGLAGGVALATLVGALLCWITPFTFWQAALMALTVNAMGFFGGLVMSAIKRDRGVKDWGHMIEGHGGMLDRMDSVCFAAPVFFHFVRYWWA from the coding sequence ATGGATAACAACACCCTGTCGCTGTTCGCCGGCATCGGCGCCCTGCTGCTGCTCGCAAGCCTGATCGGCCGCCTGCTCAAGTGGCGTGCCGGCCCCGCCCCCCACGCAGTGATCGACAACCTCAACGCCCGCATCAACGCCTGGTGGGTGATGGTGCTGGTGATCGGCATCGCCTTCCTGTTCGGCAAATACGGTGTGATCGTGCTGTTCTACGGTGTGTCGTTCTATGCCCTGCGCGAGTTCATGACCCTCACCCCGACCCGGCGCAGCGACTACCCCGCACTGGTGGCGGCGTTCTATGTGGCGCTGCCAGTGCAGTACCTGCTGATCGCCATGGACTGGTACGGCATGTTCAGCATCTTCATCCCGGTGTACCTGTTCCTGCTGCTGCCGATTCTCGCCAGCTTCGGCGGCGACACCACGCGCTTCCTCGAGCGCGCCTCGAAGGTTCAGTGGGGTTTGATGATCGCGGTGTACTGCGTGTCGTCGGTGCCCGCGCTGATGACCCTGGACATCCCCGGCTACGAGGGCCGCAACTTGCTGCTGATTGCCTGGCTGATCCTCGTGGTGCAGATCAGCGACGTGCTGCAGTACGTGTGCGGCAAGCTGTTCGGCAAGCGCAAGGTGGCGCCCAACCTGTCGCCGTCGAAGACCGTCGAGGGGCTGGCCGGTGGCGTGGCCCTGGCCACGCTGGTGGGCGCGCTGCTGTGCTGGATCACCCCGTTCACCTTCTGGCAGGCGGCGTTGATGGCGCTGACCGTAAACGCCATGGGCTTCTTCGGCGGGCTGGTGATGTCGGCAATCAAGCGCGACCGTGGGGTGAAGGACTGGGGTCACATGATCGAAGGCCACGGCGGCATGCTCGACCGCATGGATTCGGTGTGCTTCGCCGCGCCGGTGTTCTTCCATTTCGTGCGCTACTGGTGGGCGTGA
- a CDS encoding bifunctional alpha/beta hydrolase/class I SAM-dependent methyltransferase: MRQAQSLHFSTHDGVELHYRHWPATRNEHQPRRAVVMFHRGHEHGGRLAHLADELDLPGYDFFAWDARGHGQSPGARGDSPGFATSVRDVQTFIEHIQAQHGIAEPDMVVLAQSVGAVLIATWAHDYAPKVRCLVLASPAFKVKLYVPFARPGLKLLKAWRGNFFVNSYVKPRLLTHDPERVMSYVADPLISRPISVTMLLGLYDAADRVVADAQAIQVPTQLLISGADFVVERKPQEQFFERLGSARKEKHILPGFFHDTLGERDRAHALARIKRFVEHCFDAPVPTPSLLDADKAGASCAEAESLAAPLPRNSPRDLYWRATRASLRLGKGLSEGVKLGFDTGFDSGSTLDYVYRNQATGKGRIGELIDRNYLDAIGWRGIRQRKLNVEELLRLAIAQLRGQQRPVRIVDIAAGHGRYILEALQGLQQLPDSILLRDYSELNVQQGSALISEKGLGDIARFIQGDAFDRQSLASLDPRPTLAVVSGLYELFPSNELVGNSLAGLADAVEAGGYLVYTGQPWHPQLEMIARALTSHRGGEAWVMRRRSQAEMDQLVEAAGFRKIAQRIDEWGIFSVSLAQRVG, translated from the coding sequence ATGCGCCAAGCGCAATCGCTGCATTTCTCCACCCATGACGGGGTCGAGCTGCACTACCGTCATTGGCCCGCCACCCGCAACGAACACCAGCCACGCCGCGCCGTGGTGATGTTCCACCGGGGCCACGAGCACGGCGGGCGCCTGGCGCACCTGGCCGACGAGCTGGACCTGCCCGGTTACGACTTCTTCGCCTGGGACGCCCGTGGCCATGGCCAGTCGCCGGGCGCGCGCGGCGACAGCCCGGGCTTCGCCACCAGCGTGCGCGACGTGCAGACCTTCATCGAGCATATCCAGGCGCAGCATGGCATCGCCGAACCGGACATGGTGGTGCTGGCGCAAAGTGTCGGCGCCGTGCTGATCGCCACCTGGGCCCACGACTACGCGCCCAAGGTGCGCTGCCTGGTGCTGGCCTCGCCGGCGTTCAAGGTCAAGCTCTACGTGCCCTTCGCCCGGCCGGGGCTGAAACTGCTCAAGGCCTGGCGCGGCAACTTCTTCGTCAACAGCTACGTCAAGCCGCGCCTGCTGACCCACGACCCGGAACGCGTCATGTCGTACGTGGCCGACCCACTGATCAGCCGCCCTATCTCGGTCACCATGCTGCTGGGCCTGTATGACGCCGCCGACCGCGTGGTGGCCGACGCCCAGGCGATCCAGGTCCCCACGCAACTGCTGATCTCCGGCGCCGACTTCGTGGTCGAGCGCAAGCCGCAGGAGCAGTTCTTCGAACGCCTGGGCAGCGCGCGCAAGGAGAAGCACATCCTCCCAGGCTTCTTCCACGACACCCTCGGCGAGCGCGACCGCGCCCATGCCCTGGCGCGGATCAAGCGTTTCGTCGAACACTGCTTCGACGCCCCCGTGCCCACCCCTTCGCTGCTGGACGCCGACAAGGCCGGCGCCAGCTGCGCCGAGGCCGAGAGCCTGGCCGCGCCACTGCCGCGCAACTCGCCACGTGACCTTTACTGGCGCGCTACCCGTGCCAGCCTACGGCTGGGCAAAGGCCTTTCCGAAGGCGTGAAGCTGGGCTTCGACACCGGCTTCGACTCCGGCTCCACCCTCGACTATGTGTACCGCAACCAAGCGACCGGCAAAGGGCGGATCGGCGAACTGATCGACCGCAACTACCTCGACGCCATCGGCTGGCGCGGCATCCGCCAGCGCAAGCTGAACGTCGAAGAGCTGCTGCGCCTGGCCATCGCACAATTACGTGGGCAACAGCGCCCGGTGCGCATCGTCGACATTGCCGCCGGCCATGGCCGCTACATCCTCGAAGCGCTGCAAGGCCTGCAGCAACTGCCCGATTCGATCCTGCTGCGCGACTACAGCGAGCTGAACGTGCAACAGGGCAGCGCGCTGATCAGCGAAAAGGGCCTGGGCGACATCGCCCGGTTCATCCAGGGTGATGCCTTCGACCGCCAGAGCCTGGCCAGCCTCGACCCGCGCCCTACCCTCGCGGTGGTCTCGGGCTTGTATGAACTGTTCCCCAGCAACGAGCTGGTGGGCAACTCGCTGGCGGGCCTGGCCGATGCCGTCGAGGCCGGTGGCTACCTGGTCTACACCGGCCAGCCCTGGCACCCGCAACTGGAGATGATCGCCCGCGCCCTGACCAGCCACCGCGGCGGTGAGGCCTGGGTGATGCGCCGGCGCAGCCAGGCGGAGATGGACCAGTTGGTTGAGGCGGCCGGGTTCCGCAAGATCGCCCAGCGCATCGACGAATGGGGCATCTTCAGCGTCAGCCTGGCGCAGCGGGTGGGTTGA
- a CDS encoding CDP-alcohol phosphatidyltransferase family protein, whose protein sequence is MPSIYQLKPRFQALLRPSVQRLHDRGVTANQVTVTAAVVSVLLGLLLAWLPHLTWLFILVPIWMLLRMALNAVDGMLAREFGQQSKLGAYLNELCDVIADAALYLPFALLAGVSPTLVVLVVLCAVISEYAGVMGPLAGASRRYDGPMGKSDRAFAFGVLGTGVAIGLLNAAWINGLLLVILLLSLYTLYNRVRHGLIEAR, encoded by the coding sequence GTGCCATCGATCTATCAACTCAAACCCCGTTTCCAGGCACTGCTGCGTCCTTCGGTCCAGCGCCTGCATGACCGTGGCGTCACCGCCAACCAGGTCACCGTCACCGCTGCCGTCGTCTCCGTCCTGCTGGGCCTGTTGCTGGCCTGGCTGCCCCACCTGACCTGGCTGTTCATCCTCGTTCCGATCTGGATGCTGCTGCGCATGGCGCTCAACGCGGTCGATGGCATGCTGGCCCGCGAATTCGGCCAGCAATCGAAACTGGGCGCCTACCTCAACGAACTGTGCGACGTGATCGCCGATGCCGCGCTGTACCTGCCCTTCGCCTTGCTCGCGGGCGTGTCGCCCACCCTGGTGGTGCTGGTGGTGCTGTGCGCGGTGATCAGCGAGTACGCCGGGGTGATGGGCCCACTGGCCGGCGCCTCACGGCGCTACGACGGGCCGATGGGCAAGAGCGATCGCGCTTTCGCCTTCGGCGTGCTGGGCACCGGCGTCGCCATCGGGCTGTTGAACGCCGCATGGATCAACGGCCTGCTGCTGGTCATCCTGCTGCTCTCGCTCTATACCCTGTACAACCGGGTTCGCCACGGCCTGATCGAAGCCCGCTGA
- a CDS encoding type II toxin-antitoxin system HicB family antitoxin: protein MKFPVVLHKDEGSDYGVIVPDVPGCFSAGFSVSQALDNVQEALALHFEGLVADGEALPQAQEVDVHVANPDYADGVWAVVEFDVTPYLGKAVRFNATLPENLLQRIDERVKRDHRYASRSGFLASAALRELAVAH from the coding sequence ATGAAATTTCCAGTTGTGCTGCACAAGGACGAGGGCTCGGACTACGGCGTGATCGTGCCCGATGTGCCAGGCTGCTTCTCCGCAGGTTTCAGCGTTTCCCAGGCGCTGGACAACGTCCAGGAGGCCCTGGCGCTGCATTTCGAAGGGCTGGTGGCCGATGGCGAGGCGCTGCCCCAGGCCCAGGAAGTGGACGTGCATGTGGCTAACCCCGACTACGCCGACGGCGTCTGGGCGGTGGTGGAGTTCGACGTCACCCCGTACCTGGGCAAGGCGGTACGTTTCAACGCGACGCTGCCGGAGAACCTGCTGCAGCGGATCGACGAGAGGGTGAAGCGTGACCATCGCTACGCCTCGCGCTCGGGTTTTCTCGCTTCGGCGGCGCTGCGCGAGCTGGCCGTGGCGCATTGA